In Streptomyces chartreusis, the following proteins share a genomic window:
- a CDS encoding ABC transporter substrate-binding protein, whose translation MQRTTHRPRLLTRPGVVALAAAVALTAGACAKSEDDASKDTQSPAAAGAEQKVVTPKPGSKTCAIDAYGAEKLDLKNATVGFSQSEKEANPFRIAETQSIKDEAKKRGVKLLTANAQSQFSKQISDVQDLLAKGADLLVIAPLNSDGWDPVLQAAAAKKVPIVTIDRKINATACKDYVSFIASDFVEQGRRAADQMIEATGGKGEVAILLGSAGNNVTTERTKGFKERIAEKAPELKVVFEQTGDFAREKGQQVTEQLIQSKPGIKGIYAENDEMGLGAVAALKGAGKKAGDVKIVTVDGTRNAVQGIVDGWISGVIESNPRFGPLAFQTLDTFTKGEEVPQDVIIQDSAYDADNAKTEIAKAY comes from the coding sequence ATGCAGCGCACCACTCACCGTCCTCGTCTCCTCACCCGTCCCGGGGTCGTGGCCCTGGCCGCCGCGGTGGCCTTGACCGCCGGCGCCTGTGCGAAGTCGGAGGACGATGCCTCGAAGGACACTCAGTCGCCGGCGGCCGCAGGCGCGGAGCAGAAGGTCGTCACACCGAAGCCGGGCAGCAAGACCTGCGCCATCGACGCCTACGGCGCCGAGAAGCTGGATCTGAAGAACGCGACCGTGGGCTTCTCCCAGTCGGAGAAGGAGGCCAACCCGTTCCGCATCGCCGAGACCCAGTCCATCAAGGACGAGGCGAAGAAGCGGGGCGTCAAGCTGCTCACGGCCAACGCCCAGTCGCAGTTCTCCAAGCAGATCAGCGATGTCCAGGACCTGCTCGCCAAGGGCGCCGACCTGCTGGTGATCGCCCCGCTCAACTCCGACGGCTGGGACCCGGTGCTCCAGGCCGCCGCCGCCAAGAAGGTCCCGATCGTGACGATCGACCGCAAGATCAACGCCACCGCCTGCAAGGACTACGTCTCCTTCATCGCCTCCGACTTCGTCGAGCAGGGCAGACGGGCCGCCGACCAGATGATCGAGGCGACCGGCGGCAAGGGCGAGGTCGCCATCCTCCTCGGCTCGGCCGGCAACAACGTCACCACCGAGCGGACCAAGGGCTTCAAGGAGCGGATCGCCGAGAAGGCACCGGAGTTGAAGGTCGTGTTCGAGCAGACCGGTGACTTCGCCCGCGAGAAGGGCCAGCAGGTCACCGAGCAGCTCATCCAGTCGAAGCCCGGCATCAAGGGCATCTACGCCGAGAACGACGAGATGGGCCTCGGCGCGGTGGCCGCGCTCAAGGGCGCAGGCAAGAAGGCCGGCGACGTCAAGATCGTGACCGTCGACGGCACCCGCAACGCGGTCCAGGGCATCGTGGACGGCTGGATCAGCGGCGTCATCGAGTCCAACCCCCGGTTCGGCCCGCTGGCGTTCCAGACCCTGGACACCTTCACCAAGGGCGAGGAAGTCCCGCAGGACGTCATCATCCAGGACAGCGCCTACGACGCGGACAACGCGAAGACGGAGATCGCGAAGGCGTACTGA
- a CDS encoding sugar ABC transporter ATP-binding protein — protein MAPPAEVLAVRGLSKTFPGVRALDDVDLTLHAGEVHALIGENGAGKSTLIKLLTGVYRPDAGEITFQGGKVSFATPLEAQKAGISTIYQEVNLIPLLSVARNLFLGREPRNRFGVLDIARMNREAEETLRGYGVRVDVRRPLRTLGVGAQQMVTLARAVATDARIVIMDEPTSSLEPREVETLFSVIRRLRDAGIAVVYVSHRLDELYAVCSTVTVLRDGRRVHHGRLADLDRLALVSTMLGRDLGEVREEGVTKFTGDHEAIDSQPVLDARELTVPHKLHEVSLSIRPGEVVGLGGLLGSGRTETAKAISGALPVRSGRVTVAGVPLRGGSAPAAIRAGVSLLPEDRKSEGIVPGLSVRENIALAVLPRLSRFGLVSEARVDSVVDTFIKRLRIKASSPHQKVGELSGGNQQKVLLARWLAMNPKVLLLDEPTRGIDVGAKAEVQKLVDELAADGLGVLLISSDLEELIEGSDRVVVLKDGAVVGELTGDDVTEDKLMRTIAGDAQVEHLAKEVATDG, from the coding sequence GTGGCACCCCCCGCCGAAGTCCTCGCCGTCCGCGGACTGAGCAAGACCTTCCCCGGCGTCCGGGCCCTGGACGACGTGGACCTCACCCTGCACGCCGGCGAGGTCCACGCCCTGATCGGCGAGAACGGCGCCGGCAAGTCGACCCTCATCAAGCTCCTCACCGGCGTGTACCGCCCCGACGCCGGCGAGATCACCTTCCAGGGCGGCAAGGTCTCCTTCGCCACGCCCCTGGAGGCCCAGAAGGCGGGCATCTCGACCATCTACCAAGAGGTCAACCTGATCCCGCTGCTGAGCGTGGCCCGCAACCTCTTCCTGGGCCGCGAACCGCGCAACCGCTTCGGCGTACTGGACATCGCACGCATGAACCGGGAGGCCGAGGAGACCCTGCGCGGCTACGGCGTCCGCGTGGACGTCCGCAGGCCGCTGCGCACCCTCGGGGTCGGCGCCCAGCAGATGGTGACCCTGGCCCGTGCCGTGGCCACCGACGCCCGCATCGTCATCATGGACGAGCCGACCTCCTCCCTCGAACCGCGCGAGGTCGAGACCCTCTTCTCGGTGATCCGGCGGCTGCGCGACGCGGGCATCGCCGTCGTCTACGTCAGCCACCGCCTGGACGAGCTCTACGCCGTGTGCAGCACGGTCACCGTGCTCCGCGACGGCCGGCGCGTCCACCACGGCCGGCTGGCCGACCTCGACCGCCTCGCCCTGGTGTCCACGATGCTCGGCCGGGACCTGGGCGAGGTCCGCGAGGAAGGCGTCACCAAGTTCACCGGCGACCACGAGGCGATCGATTCCCAACCCGTGCTGGACGCCAGGGAACTGACGGTGCCGCACAAGCTGCACGAGGTGTCGCTGAGCATCCGGCCCGGCGAGGTCGTCGGCCTGGGCGGACTCCTCGGCTCCGGACGCACCGAGACGGCGAAGGCCATCTCCGGGGCCCTGCCCGTCCGTTCGGGCCGCGTCACCGTGGCCGGCGTCCCGCTGCGCGGCGGCTCCGCACCGGCCGCCATCCGGGCCGGCGTCAGCCTGCTGCCGGAGGACCGCAAGAGCGAGGGCATCGTCCCCGGCCTGTCGGTCCGGGAGAACATCGCGCTCGCCGTCCTGCCCCGGCTGTCCCGCTTCGGCCTCGTCTCCGAGGCGCGCGTCGACAGCGTCGTCGACACCTTCATCAAGCGGCTGCGCATCAAGGCATCCTCACCGCACCAGAAGGTCGGTGAACTCTCCGGCGGCAATCAGCAGAAGGTGCTGCTCGCCCGTTGGCTCGCCATGAACCCCAAGGTGCTGCTGCTCGACGAGCCCACGCGCGGCATCGACGTCGGCGCCAAGGCCGAGGTGCAGAAACTCGTGGACGAACTGGCCGCTGACGGCCTGGGCGTCCTGCTCATCTCCTCCGACCTGGAGGAACTGATCGAAGGGTCCGACCGCGTGGTCGTACTGAAGGACGGTGCCGTCGTCGGCGAACTGACCGGGGACGACGTCACCGAGGACAAGCTGATGCGCACCATCGCCGGGGACGCCCAGGTGGAGCACCTGGCCAAGGAGGTGGCCACCGATGGCTGA
- a CDS encoding ABC transporter permease, which translates to MAEATLRTAPLDKTRVLQWLQTYGVYAGVAALLVVNTVITPHFLSAENFRTQAVQVAPVIIVALGMALVIGTEGVDLSVGAVMALAASVTALYLGYGLLPALLVVALFAAGVGLANGALVALVGVQPIVATLALMVGGRGIALVLLPQLEDLRNPALASLGSGDILGIPYLILIAAVLALLVAFVVRRTTFGRQLLAIGDSRPAAQLAGLPVRRVLIIVYVVCALLAAVAGVLATARLQASDPTSLGNLMELSAITAVVVGGTPLTGGRVNIAGTVAGAVLIQLLTATLIKHDLPPSWTQIAQAIVIVAAVYAARGRGKR; encoded by the coding sequence ATGGCTGAGGCCACCCTCCGCACCGCCCCGCTGGACAAGACCCGCGTGCTCCAGTGGCTCCAGACCTACGGCGTCTACGCGGGCGTCGCGGCGCTGCTCGTCGTCAACACCGTCATCACCCCGCACTTCCTCTCCGCGGAGAACTTCCGCACCCAGGCCGTCCAGGTCGCCCCCGTCATCATCGTCGCCCTCGGCATGGCCCTGGTCATCGGCACCGAGGGCGTCGACCTGTCGGTTGGTGCCGTGATGGCGCTGGCGGCCTCCGTCACCGCGCTCTACCTCGGCTACGGACTCCTGCCCGCCCTGCTCGTCGTCGCGCTCTTCGCCGCAGGCGTCGGACTGGCCAACGGCGCACTGGTCGCGCTCGTCGGAGTACAGCCCATCGTCGCCACGCTCGCCCTCATGGTCGGCGGCCGGGGCATCGCACTCGTGCTGCTGCCCCAGCTCGAGGACCTGCGCAACCCCGCCCTGGCCTCCCTGGGCTCCGGCGACATCCTCGGCATCCCGTACCTGATCCTGATCGCCGCCGTCCTGGCCCTGCTGGTGGCCTTCGTGGTGCGCCGCACCACCTTCGGCCGTCAGCTCCTCGCCATCGGCGACAGCCGGCCCGCCGCCCAGCTCGCCGGTCTGCCGGTGCGCCGCGTGCTGATCATCGTGTACGTCGTGTGCGCGCTGCTCGCCGCCGTGGCAGGCGTGCTGGCGACCGCCCGCCTCCAGGCCAGCGACCCGACCTCGCTCGGCAACCTGATGGAACTCTCGGCCATCACGGCGGTCGTCGTCGGCGGTACCCCGCTGACCGGCGGACGGGTCAACATCGCCGGCACCGTGGCCGGAGCCGTCCTCATCCAGCTGCTCACCGCCACCCTCATCAAGCACGATCTGCCGCCCTCCTGGACCCAGATCGCCCAGGCCATAGTGATCGTCGCCGCGGTCTACGCGGCACGGGGACGGGGGAAGCGATGA
- a CDS encoding ABC transporter permease: MTVTKADAPVTTASNEPTGESEPVGSARSERLSALIQQHGALAVLVLVSLVASFSFDSFATGDNVGNMATSSAFLAIVALGMTFVIITGGIDLSVGSLFALGGVLAAWGSRHGTLVALLLPLAVCGLIGVVNGLLVARSRLAPFIVTLAAMLGARGLLLAITDEGADTFLIGKGSFLAELGQGTTLGLGNPVWITLVLFVAGAVVLRRTRFGQHVYAVGGNEDAAALMGAPVARTKILVYTLSGLLAGLAGALNAAWLASGVTILGNGMELEAISAVVIGGTLLTGGLGYVSGSLVGVLLLKVIQNVINQIGSLDSSYQQVVSGAFLAVVVIAQTWLGRRRQLM; the protein is encoded by the coding sequence ATGACCGTCACGAAAGCGGACGCGCCCGTGACCACCGCGAGCAACGAACCGACGGGGGAGAGCGAGCCGGTCGGCTCCGCGCGCTCCGAGCGACTGAGCGCCCTGATCCAGCAGCACGGCGCGCTGGCCGTGCTGGTGCTCGTCTCCCTGGTGGCGTCCTTCTCCTTCGACTCCTTCGCCACCGGCGACAACGTCGGCAACATGGCGACCAGTTCGGCCTTCCTGGCCATCGTCGCCCTCGGCATGACCTTCGTGATCATCACCGGCGGCATCGACCTGTCCGTCGGCTCGCTGTTCGCCCTCGGCGGCGTCCTCGCGGCCTGGGGGTCGCGCCACGGCACCCTGGTGGCCTTGCTGCTGCCGCTGGCGGTGTGCGGACTGATCGGCGTCGTCAACGGCCTGCTGGTCGCCCGCTCCCGACTCGCCCCGTTCATCGTCACGCTCGCCGCCATGCTGGGCGCCCGCGGCCTGCTGCTCGCCATCACCGACGAGGGCGCGGACACCTTCCTGATCGGCAAGGGCTCCTTCCTAGCGGAGCTGGGCCAGGGCACCACCCTGGGCCTCGGCAACCCGGTGTGGATCACCCTGGTCCTGTTCGTCGCGGGAGCCGTCGTGCTGCGCCGTACCCGCTTCGGACAGCATGTGTACGCGGTCGGCGGCAACGAGGACGCGGCGGCCCTGATGGGCGCCCCCGTGGCCCGCACCAAGATCCTCGTCTACACCCTGTCCGGGCTCCTCGCCGGCCTGGCCGGCGCGCTCAACGCCGCCTGGCTCGCCTCCGGCGTGACCATCCTCGGCAACGGCATGGAACTGGAGGCCATCTCCGCCGTGGTCATCGGCGGCACCCTGCTGACCGGCGGCCTCGGCTATGTCAGCGGCTCCCTGGTCGGCGTGCTGCTCCTGAAGGTCATCCAGAACGTCATCAACCAGATCGGCTCCCTCGACTCCTCCTACCAGCAGGTCGTCAGCGGCGCCTTCCTCGCCGTCGTCGTCATCGCCCAGACCTGGCTGGGCCGCAGACGGCAACTGATGTGA
- a CDS encoding AbfB domain-containing protein, translating into MRRVPAGRRPFDWLRRRARWATTALAALTLVGGTALTATGSAAAAPRAWTPKPSPMTTPWTNQVPVDNPLPEYPRPQLTRPDWANLNGIWDFAVTSADVGQPATFTEQIRVPFAAESALSGIQRKVTQNDKLWYKRTFTVPSNWNGRRVQLNFGASDWRTTVWVNGRQAGATHSGGYDAFSYDVTDLLAGGTNTIVVSVWDPTETGTQAIGKQRIRDVAPHPGGGILYTAASGIWQTVWLEPTASAYVSRLDMVPDLANNRLKVTVRGTGTNGHQARVTVSTGGTTVGTATSPVGTEFTVPVPNPHLWTPEDPFLYDVKADLLSGGTTVDSVGSYTGMRSIGIARVDGLLRPVLNGKFVFQTGTLDQGYWPDGIYTAPTDAALRHDLQKHKDLGFNMVRKHIKVEPQRWFYWADRLGLLVWQDMPSMERTPDAAARTQWEAEYDRIIDQHRSSPSLVMWVNQNEGWGQYDQARLADKVKAYDPSRLVDNMSGVNCCGAVDGGNGDVVDHHVYVGPGTTVPSATRAAVLGEFGGLGFKVAGHEWYPGGGFSYEDQPDLAHLNNRFVGLIDAIREVRMPRGLSASVYTEITDVENEVNGLLTYDRQVVKVDEARVRAANQALINASRGSTAPITLPTNQYKSLRVTTPGYTDRYARHRDGAVFTDVVGSGSDALLKNDATWKIVPGLANSSCYSFESRNYPGEYLRHREYRVYKEPGSGDLYRADATFCPVPAANGGVRLSAYNFPEQYLRHYNAELWLATPGGTHTWDNPSLFTEDTTWSVEAPWAP; encoded by the coding sequence ATGCGTCGAGTACCCGCAGGCCGAAGGCCGTTCGACTGGCTGAGACGGCGAGCGCGGTGGGCGACCACCGCGCTCGCCGCGCTCACCCTGGTCGGCGGCACGGCACTGACGGCCACCGGTTCCGCGGCCGCCGCACCCCGGGCCTGGACACCAAAGCCGTCCCCCATGACCACCCCGTGGACCAACCAGGTCCCCGTCGACAACCCCCTCCCGGAATACCCCCGCCCCCAGCTGACCCGGCCCGACTGGGCCAACCTCAACGGCATCTGGGACTTCGCCGTCACCTCGGCGGACGTCGGACAGCCGGCCACCTTCACCGAACAGATCCGCGTCCCGTTCGCCGCCGAGTCCGCGCTCTCCGGCATCCAGCGCAAGGTCACCCAGAACGACAAGCTCTGGTACAAGCGCACCTTCACCGTCCCGTCGAACTGGAACGGCCGCCGCGTCCAGCTCAACTTCGGCGCCAGCGACTGGCGTACGACGGTATGGGTCAACGGCCGACAGGCCGGAGCCACCCACAGCGGCGGCTACGACGCCTTCTCCTACGACGTCACCGACCTCCTGGCCGGCGGCACCAACACCATCGTCGTCTCCGTCTGGGACCCCACCGAGACGGGCACCCAGGCGATCGGCAAGCAGCGGATCCGCGACGTCGCCCCGCACCCGGGCGGCGGCATCCTCTACACGGCCGCATCCGGCATCTGGCAGACCGTGTGGCTGGAACCCACGGCCTCCGCCTACGTCAGCCGCCTCGACATGGTGCCCGACCTGGCGAACAACCGCCTCAAGGTCACCGTCCGCGGCACCGGCACGAACGGCCACCAGGCCCGCGTCACCGTCTCGACCGGCGGCACCACCGTCGGCACCGCCACCAGTCCGGTCGGCACCGAGTTCACCGTGCCCGTCCCGAACCCGCACCTGTGGACGCCGGAGGACCCCTTCCTCTACGACGTGAAGGCCGACCTCCTCTCCGGCGGCACGACGGTCGACTCGGTCGGCAGCTACACCGGCATGCGCTCCATCGGCATCGCCCGTGTCGACGGCCTCCTCCGCCCCGTCCTCAACGGCAAGTTCGTCTTCCAGACCGGCACTTTGGACCAGGGGTACTGGCCCGACGGCATCTACACCGCACCCACCGACGCCGCTCTGCGCCACGACCTCCAGAAGCACAAGGACCTCGGCTTCAACATGGTCCGCAAGCACATCAAGGTCGAACCGCAGCGCTGGTTCTACTGGGCCGACCGGCTCGGACTGCTGGTCTGGCAGGACATGCCGTCCATGGAACGCACCCCCGACGCCGCCGCCCGCACCCAGTGGGAGGCCGAGTACGACCGCATCATCGACCAGCACCGCAGCTCACCGTCCCTCGTCATGTGGGTCAACCAGAACGAGGGCTGGGGCCAGTACGACCAGGCCCGACTCGCCGACAAGGTGAAGGCCTACGACCCCTCACGCCTCGTCGACAACATGAGCGGCGTCAACTGCTGCGGTGCCGTCGACGGCGGCAACGGCGACGTCGTCGACCACCACGTCTACGTCGGCCCCGGCACCACCGTGCCCAGCGCCACCCGCGCCGCCGTCCTCGGCGAGTTCGGCGGACTGGGCTTCAAGGTCGCCGGCCACGAGTGGTACCCCGGCGGCGGCTTCAGCTACGAGGACCAGCCCGACCTCGCCCACCTCAACAACCGCTTCGTGGGCCTCATCGACGCCATCCGCGAGGTCCGTATGCCCCGCGGCCTGTCCGCGTCGGTCTACACCGAGATCACCGACGTCGAGAACGAGGTCAACGGCCTGCTCACCTACGACCGCCAGGTGGTCAAGGTCGACGAGGCCCGGGTGCGCGCCGCCAACCAGGCCCTGATCAACGCCTCCCGCGGCTCGACGGCCCCTATCACCCTGCCCACCAACCAGTACAAGTCCCTGCGGGTGACGACCCCCGGCTACACGGACCGGTACGCGCGCCACAGGGACGGAGCGGTCTTCACCGACGTCGTGGGCAGCGGCAGCGACGCCCTGCTCAAGAACGACGCCACCTGGAAGATCGTCCCCGGCCTCGCCAACAGCTCCTGCTACAGCTTCGAGTCGCGCAACTACCCGGGCGAGTACCTGCGCCACCGCGAGTACCGCGTCTACAAGGAGCCCGGCAGCGGCGACCTGTACCGGGCCGACGCCACCTTCTGCCCCGTCCCGGCCGCCAACGGCGGCGTACGCCTCTCCGCGTACAACTTCCCGGAGCAGTACCTGCGCCACTACAACGCCGAACTCTGGCTCGCCACCCCGGGCGGCACCCACACCTGGGACAACCCGTCCCTCTTCACGGAGGACACCACGTGGTCCGTGGAGGCCCCTTGGGCACCGTGA
- a CDS encoding DinB family protein, with protein MIDEFAKDNLHGRLRRDRNTLLWKLDGLSEYDARRPLTATGTNLLGLVKHVATVEARYFGDVFDRPSPEPLCRWQDSDGSDQWATEDETREQIIGFYRRTWEHSDATINELSLDAPGHVPWWAEPAPNTNLFAVMLHVLTETIRHSGHADILREGLDGRTGVRPEYEQPIDEEARAAHRARIEQAARSATSTKA; from the coding sequence ATGATCGATGAATTCGCGAAGGACAACCTGCACGGGAGACTGCGGCGGGACCGCAATACGCTGCTCTGGAAACTCGACGGCCTGTCCGAGTACGACGCCCGCCGGCCTTTGACGGCCACCGGGACCAACCTCCTCGGCCTGGTAAAACACGTGGCCACCGTCGAGGCCAGGTACTTCGGCGACGTCTTCGACCGCCCTTCCCCGGAACCGCTGTGCCGGTGGCAGGACTCCGACGGCAGCGATCAGTGGGCGACGGAGGACGAGACCCGCGAACAGATCATCGGGTTCTACCGGCGCACATGGGAACACTCGGACGCGACGATCAACGAGCTTTCCCTCGACGCCCCCGGCCACGTGCCGTGGTGGGCGGAGCCTGCTCCGAACACGAACCTGTTCGCCGTCATGCTCCACGTCCTCACCGAGACCATCCGGCACTCCGGGCACGCCGACATCCTGCGCGAGGGCCTCGACGGCCGCACCGGCGTACGCCCCGAATACGAGCAGCCGATCGACGAGGAAGCCCGCGCGGCCCACCGTGCAAGGATCGAACAGGCCGCCAGGTCGGCCACATCAACCAAGGCCTAG
- a CDS encoding MFS transporter, which translates to MTPTAEPVQVNYRATYREVLAEPRFRLLFSTRAVAITAGSLRITTFSVLVFSTTGSALLSALAFGIGFLPQLFGSLLLGSLADRLPPRALIAGGYALECAAALLLALVRMPLAASLGVMALVALTTPVFGGVSSRLVAQWLKGDAYVLGRSLNNLASSGAQLFGLALGGAVVAVLGPHRALAVSAALYLGCALAIRIRLPRLEPGEFGGTPGRPRGDGGAVRASLHGAGRLLRGHTVRRLMLAQWLPPAFVAGAEGLIVAYSGGRHFGPGWYAVLMGCPPVGMLVGDLLVGRLLRPPTRERLVVPLIALTGLPLIGFATEPGVGVSSCLLLLCGFGLAYGLGLQRPFLDALPQDGQGQAFGLLGSGSMTLQGIGPACFGSVAAGIGTGGAIALAGGAAVLTAGWMLTWPPPTPSPL; encoded by the coding sequence ATGACCCCAACTGCCGAACCCGTGCAGGTCAACTACCGTGCCACCTATCGGGAGGTGCTGGCCGAGCCGCGATTCCGGCTGCTCTTCTCGACCCGCGCCGTCGCGATCACTGCGGGCTCGCTGCGGATCACCACGTTCTCGGTGCTGGTCTTCTCGACCACCGGCTCCGCGCTGTTGAGCGCACTGGCCTTCGGCATCGGCTTTCTCCCGCAGTTGTTCGGCTCACTGCTCCTGGGCTCGCTCGCCGACCGGCTGCCGCCCCGCGCGCTCATCGCCGGCGGCTACGCCTTGGAGTGCGCCGCCGCCCTGCTGCTCGCCCTGGTACGGATGCCGCTCGCGGCAAGCCTCGGTGTCATGGCGCTGGTCGCCCTCACCACACCGGTGTTCGGCGGCGTGTCGAGTCGGCTGGTCGCGCAGTGGCTGAAGGGCGACGCCTATGTGCTGGGCCGTTCACTGAACAACCTCGCCTCCTCCGGCGCGCAATTGTTCGGTCTGGCGCTGGGAGGTGCGGTCGTCGCGGTACTCGGCCCGCACCGGGCGCTCGCGGTGAGCGCCGCGCTCTACCTCGGCTGCGCGCTCGCCATCCGCATCCGGCTACCCCGGCTGGAGCCGGGAGAGTTCGGCGGCACACCCGGCAGGCCTCGGGGCGATGGCGGGGCCGTCCGGGCAAGCCTGCACGGTGCCGGCCGGCTGCTGCGCGGACACACGGTACGACGGCTGATGCTGGCCCAGTGGCTGCCGCCCGCGTTCGTGGCGGGAGCGGAAGGTCTGATCGTCGCCTACTCGGGAGGACGCCACTTCGGACCCGGCTGGTACGCGGTGCTGATGGGCTGTCCGCCGGTCGGCATGCTTGTCGGTGACCTGCTGGTGGGTCGGCTGCTGCGGCCACCCACCCGGGAGCGACTGGTAGTCCCGTTGATCGCGCTGACGGGACTGCCGCTGATCGGCTTCGCCACCGAGCCCGGAGTGGGCGTCTCGTCTTGTCTGCTACTGCTCTGCGGCTTCGGATTGGCCTACGGTCTCGGCCTGCAACGGCCGTTCCTGGACGCCCTGCCGCAGGACGGCCAGGGCCAGGCCTTCGGTCTGCTCGGCTCCGGCAGCATGACGCTGCAGGGCATCGGCCCGGCCTGCTTCGGCTCGGTGGCCGCAGGCATCGGAACAGGCGGCGCAATCGCCCTGGCAGGCGGCGCGGCGGTGCTTACCGCCGGCTGGATGCTCACCTGGCCCCCGCCCACCCCATCGCCTCTCTGA
- a CDS encoding ArsR/SmtB family transcription factor: MLRFEVSVEDLLRSRFALSPALDLCLLLRSLAGLDRPLPRAWATRLLPAFERLRRETELDAALALQAPQAGPNFVAPPPRGLNQTWADDLAMIRATPLEAARHEFAATATGPSARDPRVRAVLDSPDAVSRVAEAMDQAWHELLAADWPQLRAICERDVVHRVGVIGEHGWATTIESLHPGIAWRDGGIEIGFFRGGTVRLAGDGLLLIPSVCVGHIAAHLEDPWPRTLVYRARGTAALWGEQETVPQPDALTALVGRSRARLLLALDAPASTSHLARSLAMAPGAVGDHLAILRGAGLLVRARSGRSVLYRRTPLGEALVAGSG, encoded by the coding sequence GTGCTCCGCTTCGAAGTCTCCGTCGAGGACCTGCTGCGCAGCCGCTTCGCACTGTCGCCCGCGCTGGACCTCTGCTTGCTGCTGCGCTCACTCGCCGGCCTGGACCGGCCGCTGCCGCGAGCCTGGGCCACCCGCCTCCTGCCGGCCTTCGAGCGGCTTCGCCGCGAGACCGAACTGGACGCCGCCCTCGCTCTGCAGGCCCCGCAAGCCGGACCGAACTTCGTCGCCCCGCCTCCGCGCGGCCTCAACCAGACCTGGGCAGACGACTTGGCCATGATCCGGGCCACACCGCTGGAAGCTGCCCGCCACGAGTTCGCCGCCACCGCGACCGGCCCGTCCGCCCGTGATCCCCGCGTACGCGCGGTGCTGGACTCGCCGGACGCCGTCTCCAGGGTCGCCGAGGCGATGGACCAGGCGTGGCACGAGCTGCTCGCCGCGGACTGGCCGCAACTGCGCGCGATCTGTGAGCGCGATGTCGTGCACCGAGTGGGCGTGATCGGCGAACACGGCTGGGCCACGACCATCGAGAGCCTGCACCCGGGCATCGCCTGGCGCGACGGCGGCATCGAGATCGGCTTCTTCCGAGGCGGAACAGTCCGCCTCGCCGGCGACGGGCTACTGCTGATCCCTTCGGTCTGCGTCGGGCATATCGCCGCCCACCTGGAAGACCCCTGGCCCAGGACCTTGGTCTACCGTGCCCGCGGCACCGCCGCCCTGTGGGGCGAACAGGAGACCGTCCCCCAACCGGACGCGCTGACCGCTCTGGTCGGCCGGTCCCGAGCCCGGCTGCTGTTGGCGCTGGACGCCCCGGCCAGTACCAGCCACCTCGCCCGAAGCCTCGCCATGGCACCCGGCGCGGTCGGAGACCACCTCGCCATCCTGCGAGGCGCGGGGCTGCTCGTCCGCGCCCGGTCCGGACGGTCGGTGCTCTACCGACGCACCCCGCTCGGCGAGGCGCTGGTCGCCGGTTCGGGCTGA